The Acetivibrio saccincola genome window below encodes:
- a CDS encoding segregation and condensation protein A encodes MESVLSNACTIKIQNFEGPLDLLFHLIEKNKIDIYDIPIDEITDQYMDYLFKMQEMDLEIASEFLVMAATLLHIKSKLLLPNPKKEEGEEQVDPREELILRLAEYRKYKKFSEILRAREEEYRKIYYKPPEEIDIKEEDQPIELSYDELTRVYIELMERNEKKRNKNTKNMTQILQREKVSLKSKIREVVRTLLNRTFFKFSDVFSAKTKSKLEIVTGFLAILELAKLKKLIIKQNKNFSEIFVYRREGTDLEDINDEKIAAEN; translated from the coding sequence GTGGAGAGTGTTTTATCAAATGCCTGTACAATAAAAATTCAAAATTTTGAGGGACCATTGGATTTGTTATTTCATCTTATAGAAAAAAATAAAATTGACATATATGATATTCCCATAGATGAAATAACCGATCAATATATGGACTACCTTTTTAAAATGCAGGAAATGGATTTGGAAATTGCCAGTGAATTTTTGGTAATGGCAGCAACATTGCTTCACATAAAATCAAAACTACTTCTTCCTAATCCTAAAAAAGAAGAGGGGGAAGAACAGGTAGACCCAAGGGAAGAGCTTATATTAAGGCTTGCAGAGTATAGGAAATATAAAAAGTTTTCTGAAATTTTAAGGGCTCGTGAAGAAGAATACAGGAAAATATATTATAAACCACCAGAAGAAATAGATATAAAAGAGGAAGACCAGCCTATAGAGCTTTCATATGATGAGCTTACCAGGGTTTATATTGAGCTGATGGAGCGGAATGAGAAGAAAAGGAATAAAAACACAAAAAACATGACACAGATACTGCAGCGTGAAAAGGTATCTTTAAAAAGTAAAATACGTGAAGTTGTAAGGACGCTCCTAAACAGAACTTTTTTTAAATTTTCTGATGTATTTTCAGCTAAAACAAAATCAAAACTTGAAATTGTAACCGGGTTTTTGGCTATATTAGAACTTGCAAAATTAAAAAAATTAATCATTAAACAAAATAAAAATTTTTCTGAAATTTTTGTCTACAGACGTGAGGGTACTGACCTTGAAGATATTAATGATGAAAAGATAGCGGCGGAAAACTAA
- the trpS gene encoding tryptophan--tRNA ligase — protein sequence MKKGTILSGMRPTGALHLGNYFGALENWVKLQDEYNCYFFVADWHALTTGYEDTTQVKKNINDLVVDWISAGLDPEKCVIFLQSSVLEHAELHLLFSMTTPLSWLYRCPTYKDQLNQMKDKNITTYGFLGYPCLQAADILIYKADYVPVGEDQLPHLELTREIARRFNHMYGEVFPEPEAILTKAKVLPGTDGRKMSKSYNNTIALSDSPDEIRRKVKTMVTDPARIRKDDPGHPEVCTVFSFHKIFNESEVPEIEEQCRGGKIGCVQCKKKLADKMIEYLGPIYERRQDILKKPDMIKEVICMGNKKAKEVSQKTMEEVRRAMKIDFI from the coding sequence GTGAAAAAAGGTACAATCTTAAGTGGCATGAGACCAACAGGGGCACTGCATCTTGGCAATTATTTTGGAGCATTGGAAAATTGGGTAAAACTCCAGGATGAATATAATTGTTATTTTTTTGTAGCAGACTGGCATGCCCTTACAACAGGATATGAAGATACAACACAAGTCAAAAAAAATATAAATGACCTTGTTGTGGACTGGATAAGCGCAGGCCTTGACCCGGAAAAATGTGTTATATTCCTTCAGTCATCGGTGCTTGAGCATGCAGAGCTGCATCTGCTTTTTTCCATGACAACACCTTTGTCATGGCTGTACCGCTGTCCAACTTACAAAGATCAGCTGAATCAAATGAAGGACAAGAATATAACCACCTATGGCTTTTTGGGATATCCATGCCTTCAGGCTGCAGATATATTAATATATAAGGCGGACTATGTACCGGTAGGGGAGGACCAGCTGCCCCACTTAGAACTTACACGGGAAATAGCAAGACGCTTTAACCACATGTATGGTGAGGTTTTTCCGGAGCCTGAAGCTATTTTAACAAAAGCTAAGGTACTTCCGGGAACTGACGGAAGAAAAATGAGCAAAAGCTATAACAACACAATAGCTTTGTCAGACAGCCCTGATGAAATCAGGCGTAAGGTTAAAACAATGGTTACAGACCCTGCAAGAATAAGAAAAGATGACCCGGGACATCCGGAAGTTTGTACGGTTTTTTCATTCCACAAAATTTTTAATGAAAGTGAAGTTCCTGAAATAGAAGAACAGTGCAGAGGCGGTAAAATAGGATGTGTTCAGTGTAAAAAGAAGCTGGCTGATAAAATGATTGAGTATTTAGGTCCTATTTATGAAAGAAGGCAGGATATTTTAAAGAAACCTGATATGATAAAAGAAGTAATTTGTATGGGAAACAAAAAAGCCAAAGAAGTTTCCCAAAAAACAATGGAAGAAGTTAGAAGGGCAATGAAAATAGATTTTATTTAA
- the scpB gene encoding SMC-Scp complex subunit ScpB: MNLKKYQQIIEGLLFAAGDRVSIEKICEVIGTDKKTARLVLNNMIVNYDSDPSRGITIREINKGYQMCSKPELYQYIKILFEPRQKSGLSQAALETLAIIAFNRPITKARIEKIRGVNSDSSIEKLLEKNLIRECGRLDAPGRPLLYETTEEFFRCFGFKSDSDLPIFEFNEIKQKDAEQTYEDVQVNANPNTSVNEQVNTDEQGNKDDRENKDENEK, encoded by the coding sequence ATGAATTTAAAAAAATACCAGCAGATTATAGAAGGGCTTCTTTTTGCAGCAGGGGACAGGGTTTCTATTGAAAAAATCTGTGAGGTTATTGGTACAGATAAAAAAACAGCCAGGCTTGTTTTAAATAATATGATTGTTAACTATGACAGCGACCCTTCCCGAGGGATAACCATAAGAGAAATAAACAAAGGTTATCAAATGTGTTCAAAGCCTGAGTTGTACCAATATATAAAAATACTGTTTGAACCCCGCCAAAAAAGCGGTTTATCTCAGGCGGCCCTTGAAACCCTTGCAATTATAGCCTTTAACAGACCTATTACAAAGGCAAGAATAGAAAAAATCAGAGGGGTTAATTCAGACAGCTCAATTGAAAAACTTTTAGAAAAAAATCTAATAAGGGAATGTGGAAGGCTTGATGCCCCAGGAAGACCCCTTCTTTATGAAACTACTGAAGAGTTTTTCAGGTGTTTTGGGTTTAAATCAGATTCAGATCTTCCAATATTTGAATTTAATGAAATAAAACAAAAGGATGCTGAACAAACTTACGAAGATGTACAAGTAAATGCAAATCCAAATACAAGTGTAAATGAACAAGTAAATACCGATGAACAAGGAAATAAAGATGATAGAGAAAATAAAGATGAAAATGAAAAGTAA